In Beutenbergia cavernae DSM 12333, the DNA window GTCCCCTGCTGCGCGGCCCAGGCGACGACGGCGAGCTCGCTCGGGCAGACCTCCTCGGCCGTGCGCCCGCTCGGGAACGTGATCTCGACGGGCTCCACCCAGTCCGGCGCGTACTGCGGCACCCGCTTGCTGTAGAAGCCGTCGCCCTTGGCGCCCTGCCGGGTCGTGAGCTTCATCCCGTCGGCGTAGCCCTGCGGCCAGCGCTCGAGCGTGGTCGGTCGCTCCTTCAGAGCCGCGAGGATCCCCTCGCCGACACTGATGAAGTACCGGACGACGTCAAGCTTCGTGACGCCGTCGCCGACGCCTGCGAACAGCACCTTGTCGGGACTGCTGACCTTCACGGTGCGGCCGGCCACGTCGAGCTCGACGGGCGGCGTCTGGGCGCGTGCCATGCACGCCAGGCTAGGGCCGGCCGCCCACACGCGCTCGGACCGTGCCCGTGAAGACCGGGACGCGTATCGTGCGGCACGGGTCGCGGGTCGCGACCGACGAGAGCCGGGAGGGCCCACATGCCGACCATCGCCGTCAGCGGGAGCACCGTACAGCACCACCCCGCCGAACGCGGGACCGTCCGGCTCGCCATCACGTTCACTGGCGATCGCCGCGATCACGTGTTCCGCGCCGCGGAGAAGCTCCACGGGAGCGTCGTCGCCCAGGCGAAGGAGCACGTGGCGGCCGGCGCTGCGACGTGGTGGGGGTCGGACCGCGTCGTGGCCTGGAGCTACGACGAGTGGGTCAAGCCCAAGCCGCACCAGGACGGCGTGAAGGTCCGTCGGTTCCGCGCGTCGGCGGCCGTGCGCGTCAAGTTCGCCGACTTCGCCGCACTCGGCGCCTGGGTGTCGGACGTCGGGGTTCTCGAGGGCATCCAGGTGCAGGGCATCGAGTGGGCGCTGACCGAGAAGCGGCGCGACGCCGTCGTCGCGCAGGTCCGCACGGCCGCGGCGCAGGACGCCGTCACGCGGGCACAGGCGTACGCGGACGCGCTCGGCCTCGGCCCCGTGCGGCTGCTCGCCGTGTACGAGGACGGGCTGCGTCCCCATGTGTCCGCCGGCGCCCCCGGCCCCGTGGCGTTCGGCGCCCGAGCGATGGCCGCGGATGCCGGCGGGGGCG includes these proteins:
- a CDS encoding SIMPL domain-containing protein, whose product is MPTIAVSGSTVQHHPAERGTVRLAITFTGDRRDHVFRAAEKLHGSVVAQAKEHVAAGAATWWGSDRVVAWSYDEWVKPKPHQDGVKVRRFRASAAVRVKFADFAALGAWVSDVGVLEGIQVQGIEWALTEKRRDAVVAQVRTAAAQDAVTRAQAYADALGLGPVRLLAVYEDGLRPHVSAGAPGPVAFGARAMAADAGGGAFELRPDDIDVHAELTADFEAGTSA